The nucleotide window AGGCCGCCTTTTTGCCGAGTTCAAGAGCCTGCTCGGGCGTGGTGGTTGCAAACAGGTGCATCGCACCAGCAATCAGACCGGTCCAGCCGGTTTGATGACTGGCTCCCAATCCGGCGCCATTATCGCCGTGGAAATATTCGTAAAACGAGATGTAATCACGCCAGTGGGGATCTTCTTGAAACTTCTTGGTCCCTCCATACACCGGCCGGTGGCCGTCTTTCTCTCTCAAGAAAATGGTGGTGAGACGGCGCGTTAATTCTTCCGCGACCTGATACAACGTCATCTGCTGCCCTGACCCTGTGGGACACTCGACAATGAAACCGTTGCCGTAATAGGTGTAATACTGTAGCAGCGCTCGAATGATCAAGCCGTTGACGGGCATCCAGATAGGTCCTCGCCAGTTGGAATTACCTCCAAACATGCCGGTATCGGATTCTGCCGGCA belongs to Acidobacteriota bacterium and includes:
- a CDS encoding glucosidase, which encodes QRLKVRSMVGLLPLCAVTVFEGELTRKYPELGDQLRRFLAARPELTAFIHDPIQTGYGGRRMAAILNESKLRKVLSKMLDENEFLSPYGIRALSRYHAEHPYVFRIGAQEYRVSYLPAESDTGMFGGNSNWRGPIWMPVNGLIIRALLQYYTYYGNGFIVECPTGSGQQMTLYQVAEELTRRLTTIFLREKDGHRPVYGGTKKFQEDPHWRDYISFYEYFHGDNGAGLGASHQTGWTGLIAGAMHLFATTTPEQALELGKKAAFTEIPISARRDKAAAATGSRG